In Xanthomonas theicola, a single genomic region encodes these proteins:
- a CDS encoding DsbE family thiol:disulfide interchange protein: protein MSTPVPRRLPLAAIVLGVLFFLGLLALLFHAVQRSGMADRDALPSALIGKPAPAFELPVLHDASIRVRSAELRGAPYVLNVWGSWCAACREEHPVLTRFALTKRVRVIGYDWKDTREDALHWLEQLGNPFFVVLSDPDGRTAIDWGVAAAPETFLVDAHGVVRWKHSGALSDRIIRDELLPALVQAERDAPISRQGRATP from the coding sequence ATGTCCACCCCCGTTCCGCGTCGCCTGCCGCTCGCCGCCATCGTGCTCGGCGTGTTGTTCTTCCTCGGCCTGCTGGCATTGCTGTTCCATGCGGTGCAGCGTTCCGGCATGGCCGATCGCGATGCGCTGCCGTCGGCGCTGATCGGCAAGCCGGCGCCGGCGTTCGAGCTGCCGGTGCTGCACGATGCGTCGATCCGCGTGCGCAGCGCCGAGTTGCGCGGCGCGCCGTACGTGCTCAACGTGTGGGGCAGTTGGTGCGCGGCGTGCCGCGAGGAGCACCCGGTGCTGACCCGCTTCGCGCTGACCAAGCGCGTGCGCGTGATCGGCTACGACTGGAAGGACACCCGCGAAGACGCGCTGCACTGGCTGGAACAGCTCGGCAACCCGTTCTTCGTGGTGCTGTCCGATCCGGACGGCCGCACCGCGATCGACTGGGGTGTGGCCGCCGCGCCGGAGACCTTCCTGGTGGACGCGCACGGTGTGGTGCGCTGGAAACACTCCGGCGCACTGAGCGACCGGATCATCCGCGACGAACTGCTGCCGGCGCTGGTGCAGGCCGAACGCGATGCGCCTATCTCCAGACAGGGCCGGGCCACGCCGTGA
- a CDS encoding cytochrome c-type biogenesis protein gives MHRRRAQLLPLLLLLAGAGHGGAQPLADPTPPAYRSAAEEARFHALTAELRCVQCQNQSLADSHAQIALDLRREVLALMQQGRSDAQIKRFLVERYGEFVLYRPQLESRTWLLWFGPLALLGAGALVLVRIVRRRAPAGDAPPAQDEQEW, from the coding sequence ATGCACCGCCGGCGCGCGCAGTTGCTGCCGCTCCTGCTCCTGCTGGCAGGCGCAGGCCATGGCGGCGCGCAACCGCTCGCCGACCCGACGCCGCCTGCCTATCGCTCGGCGGCCGAGGAAGCGCGCTTCCATGCGCTGACAGCCGAACTGCGCTGCGTGCAGTGCCAGAACCAGTCGCTGGCCGACTCGCATGCGCAGATCGCGCTGGATCTGCGCCGCGAGGTGCTGGCGCTGATGCAACAGGGCCGCTCGGACGCGCAGATCAAGCGCTTCCTGGTCGAACGCTACGGCGAGTTCGTGCTGTACCGGCCGCAGCTGGAATCGCGCACCTGGCTGCTGTGGTTCGGGCCGCTGGCGCTGCTCGGCGCCGGCGCGCTGGTCCTGGTCCGGATCGTGCGCCGCCGCGCGCCGGCCGGCGACGCGCCGCCCGCGCAGGACGAACAGGAATGGTGA
- a CDS encoding tetratricopeptide repeat protein, translating into MLSWGMHALAAVLAALLFGAMLWPLRRQRGGSALLVVAVLALGVAAAALYALVGTPRALQAQNREAPRDLEDGVARLQAALAKDPNRADGWALLARSQMSLGRPTEAAAAFARAVQLAPDEAQLLVQAAEARALATPQRQFDDQGIAWLRHALQVEPHGERATWFLGIAQRQRGQHAEAAATWEGLLPRVDAATATALRPQIDAARADAGLPALPAAATARGPAAAETAAQAAPASATALTVTVALDPQLAARARLRGNARVFVIARVPGGPPMPVAVQQHPLQSLPLRVTLSDADSPMPTQKLSQLKQVQVLARLSDSGNAMRQEGDLESAPVTVTLPAATPVELVLGKR; encoded by the coding sequence ATGCTGAGCTGGGGCATGCATGCACTTGCCGCGGTGCTGGCCGCGCTGCTGTTCGGTGCGATGCTGTGGCCGTTGCGGCGCCAGCGCGGCGGTAGCGCGCTGCTGGTCGTCGCGGTGCTGGCGCTGGGCGTGGCCGCCGCCGCGCTGTATGCGCTGGTCGGCACGCCGCGCGCGCTGCAGGCGCAGAACCGCGAGGCGCCACGCGATCTGGAAGATGGCGTGGCGCGGCTGCAGGCGGCGCTGGCCAAGGATCCCAATCGGGCCGACGGCTGGGCGCTGCTGGCGCGCTCGCAGATGTCGCTGGGCCGCCCCACCGAGGCCGCCGCCGCGTTCGCGCGCGCGGTGCAGCTGGCGCCGGACGAGGCGCAGTTGCTGGTGCAGGCGGCCGAAGCGCGCGCGCTGGCCACGCCACAGCGGCAGTTCGACGACCAGGGCATCGCCTGGCTGCGCCATGCCTTGCAGGTCGAGCCGCACGGCGAGCGTGCCACCTGGTTCCTGGGCATCGCGCAGCGCCAGCGCGGCCAGCACGCCGAGGCCGCCGCGACCTGGGAAGGGCTGCTGCCGCGCGTGGATGCGGCCACCGCCACCGCGCTGCGCCCGCAGATCGACGCCGCACGCGCCGATGCCGGCCTGCCGGCGCTGCCGGCGGCCGCGACGGCGCGCGGCCCGGCCGCAGCGGAGACCGCCGCCCAAGCGGCGCCCGCCTCCGCTACCGCGCTCACCGTCACGGTTGCGCTGGATCCGCAATTGGCCGCGCGTGCGCGCCTGCGCGGCAACGCCAGGGTGTTCGTGATCGCGCGCGTGCCCGGCGGCCCGCCGATGCCGGTCGCGGTGCAGCAGCACCCGCTGCAATCGCTGCCGCTGCGCGTCACCCTGAGCGACGCCGACAGCCCGATGCCGACGCAGAAGCTGTCGCAGCTCAAGCAAGTGCAGGTCCTGGCGCGGCTCTCCGACAGCGGCAACGCGATGCGCCAGGAAGGCGATCTGGAATCGGCGCCGGTGACGGTGACGCTGCCGGCGGCGACACCGGTGGAGCTGGTGCTCGGGAAGCGGTGA
- a CDS encoding DUF1684 domain-containing protein produces the protein MRWRGAWLLGVALSLAACGERPRAAGADASPRSQSGAQYRMAVEQRRAARVALLRAAAGWLSYTGSGRLRSGVHQVGSAAGNGVQLPTGPAHLGSLHVGTDGEVSFEVAEGAAVSVHGQPFVAGRLGTDAAHATQTRLTLGEQEFYVVRTGNLFGWRFRDPHAAARDSFRGIDYFPIDPRWRVVADWRPAPAPRAIVLLTSVGTPQPLALAGSAEFAFGGRRYRLQALREDDGARLFFPFTDRTSGRESYGGARYLFVAPPQGERIVLDFNLAQNPPCAFTAHVVCPLAPLGNRLELAVTAGEKNYLGPR, from the coding sequence ATGCGGTGGCGTGGCGCGTGGCTGCTGGGAGTGGCGCTGAGCCTGGCTGCCTGCGGCGAGCGGCCGCGCGCCGCAGGTGCCGACGCGTCGCCGCGTTCCCAGTCCGGCGCGCAGTACCGGATGGCGGTGGAGCAGCGCCGCGCGGCTCGCGTGGCGCTGCTGCGCGCAGCGGCCGGCTGGCTCAGCTATACCGGCTCCGGGCGCCTGCGCAGCGGCGTGCACCAGGTGGGCAGCGCCGCGGGCAACGGCGTGCAACTGCCGACCGGCCCCGCGCATCTGGGCAGCCTGCACGTCGGTACCGACGGCGAGGTGTCCTTCGAGGTCGCGGAGGGCGCGGCAGTGAGCGTGCATGGGCAGCCGTTCGTCGCCGGCCGCCTGGGCACCGATGCGGCGCACGCGACCCAGACACGACTGACGCTGGGCGAGCAGGAGTTCTACGTGGTGCGCACCGGCAACCTGTTCGGCTGGCGTTTCCGCGACCCGCATGCGGCCGCACGCGACAGTTTCCGCGGCATCGACTATTTCCCGATCGATCCGCGCTGGCGCGTGGTCGCCGATTGGCGTCCCGCGCCGGCACCGCGCGCGATCGTCCTGCTCACCTCGGTCGGCACGCCGCAGCCGCTGGCGCTGGCCGGCAGCGCCGAATTCGCCTTCGGCGGCCGCCGCTATCGGCTGCAGGCGTTGCGCGAGGACGACGGCGCGCGCCTGTTCTTCCCGTTCACCGACCGCACCAGCGGCCGAGAGAGTTACGGCGGTGCGCGTTATCTGTTCGTCGCGCCGCCGCAGGGCGAACGCATCGTGCTGGACTTCAACCTGGCGCAGAACCCGCCGTGCGCGTTCACTGCGCACGTGGTGTGCCCGCTGGCGCCGCTCGGCAACCGCCTGGAACTGGCGGTGACCGCCGGTGAGAAGAACTACCTGGGCCCGCGCTGA
- a CDS encoding sulfurtransferase, whose protein sequence is MSESHPLPEWQQLVEAPALAAALGHPHLRVVDARFALADPHAGRQGHAQSHLPGAAYADLDTDLSDLGRRGLGRHPLPDAAAFARTLGRWGIAPHTQVVVYDAGDGSMAAARLWWMLGLLGHRRAAVLDGGLAEWRRLGLPETPAVAAPASLPPYPQRFDASRIATAEEVVARLHEAPGWLLDARAGERFRGEAEPIDPLAGHVPGAINRPSGQNLRDGRLRPPQELRAELEPLLHGRDPREVVVMCGSGVTACHLLLALERAGLHGARVYAGSWSGWIADPSRPRAGG, encoded by the coding sequence GTGAGCGAATCGCACCCGCTGCCCGAATGGCAGCAACTGGTCGAGGCGCCGGCGCTGGCCGCCGCGCTCGGCCATCCGCATCTGCGCGTGGTGGACGCGCGCTTCGCGCTCGCCGATCCGCACGCCGGGCGCCAGGGCCATGCGCAGTCGCATCTGCCCGGTGCGGCGTACGCCGATCTCGACACCGACCTGTCCGATCTCGGCCGCCGTGGCCTGGGCCGTCATCCGCTGCCCGACGCCGCGGCGTTCGCGCGGACGCTGGGGCGCTGGGGCATCGCGCCGCACACCCAGGTGGTGGTCTACGACGCCGGCGACGGCAGCATGGCCGCGGCGCGGCTGTGGTGGATGCTGGGCCTGCTGGGGCACCGCCGTGCCGCGGTGCTCGATGGCGGGCTGGCCGAGTGGCGCCGGCTGGGCCTGCCGGAAACGCCGGCCGTTGCCGCGCCAGCGTCGCTGCCGCCGTATCCGCAGCGCTTCGACGCCAGCCGCATCGCCACCGCGGAGGAGGTCGTGGCGCGCCTGCACGAGGCGCCGGGCTGGCTGTTGGACGCACGCGCCGGCGAACGTTTCCGCGGCGAGGCGGAGCCGATCGATCCGCTCGCCGGGCACGTGCCCGGCGCGATCAACCGCCCGTCGGGCCAGAACCTGCGCGACGGCCGCCTGCGCCCGCCGCAGGAACTGCGCGCGGAACTGGAACCGCTGCTGCACGGGCGCGATCCGCGCGAGGTGGTGGTGATGTGCGGCTCGGGCGTGACTGCCTGCCATCTGCTGCTGGCGCTGGAACGCGCCGGCCTGCACGGAGCGCGCGTGTATGCCGGATCGTGGAGCGGCTGGATCGCCGATCCGTCGCGGCCGCGCGCCGGCGGCTAG
- a CDS encoding NUDIX hydrolase, with protein sequence MDPVPHALLTPCIGICALDAQGYCAGCLRSGDEIARWRNMSDAERQRYMQDVLPARGWSPPSPGQRLAERSRLLRALHPLQLPPQGPGWNHHELQDLLPDGAPAEAAVLAALVPRADGTRVLLTRRTDGLRHHGGQVSFPGGRIEAGDADAVAAAIRESEEEIALSAAQVEPLGYLDPFATISGFRVTPVVAAVDPAFVPQPHPGEVADVFEVPLAYLMAPENLRSIQTDYRGRPRVVLEYGWPGQRIWGATAAILLNLRRRLEQTA encoded by the coding sequence ATGGATCCCGTCCCCCATGCCCTGCTCACGCCCTGCATCGGTATCTGCGCCCTCGACGCGCAGGGGTATTGCGCGGGATGCCTGCGCAGCGGCGACGAGATCGCGCGCTGGCGCAACATGAGCGACGCCGAGCGCCAGCGCTACATGCAGGACGTGCTGCCGGCGCGCGGCTGGTCGCCGCCGTCGCCGGGGCAGCGCCTGGCCGAACGTTCGCGGCTGCTGCGCGCGCTGCACCCGTTGCAGCTGCCGCCGCAAGGTCCAGGCTGGAACCACCACGAGCTGCAGGATCTGCTGCCCGACGGCGCGCCGGCCGAGGCCGCGGTATTGGCCGCGCTGGTGCCGCGCGCCGACGGCACCCGCGTGCTGCTGACCCGGCGGACCGACGGCTTGCGCCACCACGGCGGCCAGGTCAGTTTCCCCGGCGGCCGCATCGAAGCCGGCGACGCCGATGCGGTGGCCGCGGCGATCCGCGAGAGCGAGGAGGAAATCGCCCTGTCCGCGGCGCAGGTCGAACCGCTGGGCTATCTGGATCCGTTCGCGACCATCAGCGGTTTCCGGGTGACGCCGGTGGTGGCGGCGGTCGATCCGGCATTCGTGCCGCAGCCGCATCCCGGCGAAGTGGCGGACGTGTTCGAGGTGCCGCTGGCCTACCTGATGGCGCCGGAGAACCTGCGCAGCATCCAGACCGACTACCGCGGGCGGCCGCGGGTGGTGCTGGAGTACGGCTGGCCGGGGCAGCGGATCTGGGGTGCGACCGCGGCGATCCTGCTCAACCTGCGCCGACGACTGGAGCAAACCGCGTGA
- a CDS encoding FKBP-type peptidyl-prolyl cis-trans isomerase N-terminal domain-containing protein, translated as MKLRSIAVAVAALALSGNAFAQDTSSEKGKLSYYFGYDYGNNLAELSGRGEQLDINAVVKGLQDAYAKKQPAVSADQLKPAVEAFQKREQARAQQAKADYEKAAAENKTKSDQFIAQNKAKSGVQTLSSGVQYRVIEAGKGAKPTQASTVHLEVAGPYPFGQRPAQARPAQQIPSIKVSEVEMQAMRDTLLQMPAGSKWEVTLPPDKAYGADPRTPFPPNVAVQFEIKLVSVK; from the coding sequence ATGAAGTTGCGTTCTATTGCGGTCGCCGTGGCGGCCCTCGCCCTGAGCGGCAATGCGTTCGCCCAGGACACCTCGTCCGAGAAAGGCAAACTGAGCTATTACTTCGGCTACGACTACGGCAACAATCTTGCCGAACTGTCCGGCCGCGGCGAGCAGCTCGACATCAATGCGGTGGTGAAGGGCCTGCAGGATGCCTACGCCAAGAAGCAGCCGGCAGTCAGCGCCGACCAGTTGAAGCCGGCGGTCGAAGCGTTCCAGAAGCGCGAGCAGGCCCGCGCCCAGCAGGCCAAGGCCGACTACGAGAAGGCTGCTGCCGAGAACAAGACCAAGAGCGACCAGTTCATTGCGCAGAACAAGGCCAAGTCCGGCGTGCAGACGCTGTCCAGCGGCGTGCAGTACCGCGTGATCGAAGCCGGCAAGGGCGCCAAGCCGACCCAGGCCAGCACTGTGCATCTGGAAGTGGCTGGTCCGTATCCGTTCGGCCAGCGCCCGGCGCAGGCGCGCCCGGCGCAGCAGATCCCGTCGATCAAGGTCAGCGAGGTCGAGATGCAGGCCATGCGCGACACGCTGCTGCAGATGCCGGCCGGTTCCAAGTGGGAAGTGACCCTGCCGCCGGACAAGGCCTATGGCGCCGACCCGCGCACGCCGTTCCCGCCGAACGTGGCGGTGCAGTTCGAGATCAAGCTGGTCAGCGTCAAGTAA